Part of the Anopheles coluzzii chromosome 3, AcolN3, whole genome shotgun sequence genome is shown below.
GAGGAATCAATTTGTCAGAGACAATGTTGAATTCCGACCGCATCAATTTGATTTGTCCTTCCAAAGCTGCTATTCTCTTGTTTGATATCTCTGCTTGCTGTCTTTGCTCCTGTTGTATTAAGTCTAGTTTGTTGATAATTTCGTTCCATAAATAATCTCCTTCAGTTTGTCTATTGGTTTGTGTTGAACAGGATTTTTGCTTCGGAAGTGGGTCtggaaacataaaacatgaaaattaGCATGCAGTATTGCCATCAAAAAGGAACACTCTGTTTACTTTTTTGCAAGTCTTGTCGTGAGGTGCTCGgtgtttggatgaaattttcgTTATGTTCTtcgtatgtttgtgttttatctGAGCACGAGGATAAATCTTCCAAAACATCCGGATGTAAATGATGATAGGAGTTTATTTTAACTGGCGGAGTAGAGGCTAGAAATAAACCATTCATTTGTAAATGAAGCGAATACCTCGTCTACGTATTTACCCTTACATGCTTGATTGATCGGTAACAATACAGCCTTcccatttttcatttgaacGATGAACCTCGGACGTTTTGCGCTGAAAGTATGGAAATATGTTCGCGTGAGAACGACTAAAtgcaaaacactttttttctaCAATGAACTCACTTTTCCATCCTGCGTCCCTGATGGTTTATATAGCGCTATAGTTGCGTGTCTATCAGCGGAGGAGCGTTGGACCAATCACTACTGCGGTGGGGATATGTACTGCACATTCGAAGGAACGAGTTCAAATCCATTCATCAAAGAATCAAAAGGTAAATCTATATCTCTTACACTAAATAATAACCTAACATTAGAACGATATACAACACACACCACAGCTTGTCAGCGAAACGCACAACGCAATACGTGTGATTGACAGTGCGCGGCTCAACAAGACGATAGAATGACAGCAACAaagctttgatttttttttgctggcaaCACTGTATGTTTTGaccaaagtgggtttattatacaggtgggcttatcccgaacaaattgacagccgtactgtagaaaaatgaaaacgaaatgacaggaggggattcgatcatttgttgatgtatgcgtgtgaattccaatggctattttggatgatgtgtcgtagtgtgggtgaaaaactacgtatcacaatcgaatcccctcctgtcattcgttcgtccaatatggccttcccgccaaacctataagcccacctagtccctatacccactttggttTTGACATTGACATCAAAATACATCGCATAGGAAAAACATCGCTGGTGTTGTCAATGTCGGTCTAAACTGGTGTTATATAGACGTCTTTCGGCGGACTTTCGGTGACCCGAAAGACCACCAAAAGACGTCTTTTCAGCTGTCATTTGCAGCCTGGGTGTTTACGCTGGCATCACTAGCGGTTTAGATTTAATAAATAGATGACGAAAAGGCTTTGTCATCCTCTTCTTCTCTGGCAAATCGTCGTTACAAGAAAGAAACGCGCAAGACTTTATCCGAAATTCTCCTCCGAGTTAaaattggtgccgtgaccaagATAGTGTCGAAATCCTGATTAGTCGAGAGTTTTTCGATAAAGTAAATATTATCTGCGCGCGCTTACGCTAACCCTTCTGTACACGCACTCGCATCGTTTGGCTTGCTTCACTTTAATACCAATAACTAATCTTGTAAAATGTCCGGGCAACCGGAGATCTTGGCTACGAGAAGAACGATTTTGCTAACTATCTTGGGACGATATGAACAATTTAACCAAGATTACCAATCTGAGCGGGACTCGATTGAGGTTGAAACTCGAATAAACAAATTTGAGCAAATGTGTAAGGATTTGGAAAGCATTCAACAGCAGCTTTGAAGGCAAAATATAGGCAAATTCCTCGTAGCGAAGGGTCGCAGCATAGGGCCGGCAGCAACCCGCTGCAAGGCATAAAGCTGCCCACCATAGCATTGCCCGAGTTCGATGGCGACTGTATGCAATGGCTAACTTTCCGCGACACCTTTGAGTGTCTTATTCACGAAAATGATGAGCTTCCCGCCATACAGAAGTTTCACTATTTGCGCGCAGCCGTAAAAGGCGAAGCCGCACAAGTAATTGAGTCGATAACGATAAGCTCAAAAAACTATACACTGGCTTGGATAATGCTCACCTAAAGATACTCAAACGAATACCTGCTTAAGAAACGTCACTTGCAGGTTATGTTTGGCATCACACCGGCTAGGAAAGAAAACGCAACGGCATTGCATCAGTTGGTCGATGAATTCGAGTggcataaaaaaaacgttgagCCATTTCGGAGAAAAGGCAGATGAATGGAGCAGCATTTTGGAACATTTGTTGTGTACAAAActgccaacaacaacactacgCGATTGGGAAGAGCATGCGTCAAATAATGAAAATCCCAGCTATGAAGCActtattacatttttacagCGCCGTATGAGAGTTCTTAAACGCTGTTAGTAAACAAATCTGAGACGTTAAATGATGAAACACAATCCTAtgcaaaaagaaataattttacaCGCACCTCCAGCTTTGCCACAACTGATCGCGATAACAACAGATGCCACTTATGCAATATGCCGCACACTATCATAAAATGCCAGCGATTCCTTGCCATGAGTCCTGCGCAACGTTACCGAACAGCGCTTGATGCGCGGTTATGTCTAAATTGCCTGCGGGACAATCATGGAGCTCGAGATTGCTCCTCTCAGTATAAATGTCGCCACTGTAATTTAGCACACCACGCAATGTTACACTCACAAGGCACTCCCGGCACATCCACCACTACACCAATACGACAAGCTGTGCGGGATGAACCggtacaccaaacacacaacactaaCGATCCAACGGCTAACACACAACGTAGTTTTGTAGCTGCAGTTAGACAAGCACCTTCGCAGTTATTGCTCCAGACTGCACTATTGAATGTTGTTGATGCACATGGCATTGTGCATCCTGTTCGTGCACTTTTGGACAGTGCTTTGCAGCCTAATTTAAAGAGCAGCAGGCTCGCTCAGAGGTAAGCATTGCGAAATGACACTGTAAATATAACCCTTAAGGCGGAAGGCCTCTCCACCAGAACGGTGAAAAAATCGGTGCGAGCTACGATCGCCTCGAGAACCGAAGATTTCAAGTTGGGTGTTGAATTTTTGGTTGTTGACAAGGCTGATAGCTGATTTCCCGGCGCATGATCGATcgactaaacatctactatcaaaacgtaagaggattgcgcacaaaactagacgagttacgcctctctctatctgagcttgatatggatgtgttggtgttgactgaaacatggctcgatGCCACAATTCCATCCTCTCTTATCTCGGAGGATGCGTATGTCATCTATCGCTGCAACCGAAATTCTCTCAACAGTAACcgttgccgtggtggtggtgtactcattgcctgctcttccgtgctgaacacgtcaactttatcactgccgttcgactcgctggagtctgtttggacaattgttaagcttcaaaaccttgcaatctatatcggcgccgtttacatcccacccgatttgcgttcttccgaagtagtccttgacgatttacatgagagtgttagttacgttgctggcaaacttaaaccaaatgatctaatggtgttacttggtgattttaattcatcatcactctcctggcaaccgtcggcatcgtgcgttaatcagttcattcctactggtgtatctcgtgaaaatgtttctctgcttgatggaatgtcggtaaacggcTTGCTGCACTTatccggcataaaaaatatacgcggaagacaattagatcttttatttgccaatgctgccttcttggagtgctgctcccccgtcatagcttcacctgtaccactcgtcgcgctagaaaatcatcatcctgctcttgagacaagcgtgctccttacgcactctcgccctgcatcctcccaacgaatacctacggctcgtatgttcaattttaggaaattggactaccaaaagcttcatcgtatattacccgataccgattggtcctttattgatgctgactgtgtcaagctgtagcagcgtttactaatgtaatcacttccgccttcccttcctgctgtcctctccttaaacccgctcctaatcctaagtggtcgaacagagctttacgtctattaaaatcggacaaaaaccgcgctcatcgcgcctaccgtttaaataatactttacacaatctttgtgtatataaatatgcggctaaggcttatcgtcttcttaatcgccatctgtatcgtcgctacgttcggcgtcttcaaatgcgcttcactattgatcctgggtcattctttcgttttgcgaactCTCGGCGAGGCTCTACCagccttccatccaccctgtctcttgatctgtcctctgctacgtccaatcctgatatatgtaacctgtttgccaaacatttctctagtgtatttgtcgatcctagtacttttaaggttcctttggacgtaggcttgtcttacacgccctctgatgtgatatcatgtaattcagtCGTTGTAAGTGAAAGCCTAGAAAACTCCGCTTTATCaaaacttaaaacttcgttttcaccaggccccgatggcatccctgcctgtgttttgaaaaaatgtggcaataccctcactcctattctcactcgtcttttttctcgctcgcttagtgtagggatttttcctagtcaatggaaactagcttggcttgttcccatttataagaaaggtgaccgcacactagcatcaaactacagaggcatttctattatttgtgcttgttctaaaatcctcgagtcaattgtccatttatctgtaatgccttgtgtaaaaaattatatttctacggaacaacacggctttatgcccaatcgctcagtgtccaccaacctaatgtgttttttgtcttctctatatcactatctgtctagtggtaagcaagtagacactgtctataccgatttcaaagcggcatttgacagtatacctctatcattacttgttgctaagcttcgaaaactaggtttcggtggctctatattgccgtggttcaactcctatcttgagaatcgttcatatgcagttaaaatctgtggctctttctctgaatgttttcttagttcttcgggtgtccctcaaggtagtgtccttagtcccttactgttcatGTTCATGTCATTCATGTCCTTAGTCCCTACTGTActcttcctcaatgactgtacttcgatccttcctcctaacggcttcttgctatatgcggatgacgttaaaatttttcttcctgtaacttctacagctgattgtctagtccttcaatcctggctctgtaTATTCTCTACATGAtgtgcttctaacggtttagtcctgtgtcctgaaaaatgttctgtcttgtctttcttccgatcctCTACAAatataactcatgcttatagtgtctgtgatgcccctattccccgtgcgtccttgtctaaggatcttggcgtcttctttgacccgagtctttctttcaaggagcacacggactatgtcatcaacaaggccaacaaaagtcttggttatatttgtcgcatgtccactgaaattcgtgatcctttttgtcttaagtccctttattgttgttgggtccgttccgtactggaatatgcctgtgtcatctggtctcctgtccaactatctctgctccaaaggattgagaggatccagagacgttttacaaggatcgtatttcgtaggtcgttgggtcatcactctattccgcttccttcgtatgacgatagatgcgCTCTATTAGGCattgccaagttggagcaccgcctctcggtcgctcaggcttctttcgtcgctggcatattgctcaatacgattgatactccttcacttctgtcgcgcttacatttgtatgcaccttgtcgcaccttacgttatcgttttcgtctccagttacctatatgtcgtacacgttttgctcgcaatgagccttttgtaagagctatgtcgtcttttaatagtacttcagatctgttcgatttcaacatatcctatcctgtctaccgatcccgtcttcgctccttttccgtaccataaactccttccaactccttcttGAATAATTGTacactatagtcagtaagcactattgctgtaacccaacatggccgagcaattaataaaataaaaaataaaataaaataaaataaaataaaataaaatgatattTGTACTCGCAGCTGGAACATACCGACTGAAATCGTTTTAGTGGATCCACAATTTTACAAATCATCCTCAATCAACATCATTCTTGACGCTCGTCATTACGCTTCATTCTTTGTGAACGTAAATCTGCCCAAACTTGCTCCAAACCTTCCGACAATGTTGAATAGCGTATTTGGTTGGAAGTGTACTCTCCCGATGACTGGCGTTGCGAATCCTTTTATAAAGAAACCACCCAAAGAGACGATTCGGGTCGGTACATTGTGCGTCTACCAAGACAGCCTAATTTCAACGAAAAGCTTGGCCTCTCTAAAGCAACTGCACTTCGCCGTTTTGAGTTGCTGGAGAGGAGGTTGGAACGGAATCCACAGCTCAAATCCGACTACCACAATTTCATGAAGGAGTATTTGGAGCTTGGCCACATGTCTCAGATAAGAAATGATTCTGACGACGAAAATGCTTACTTCCTGCCGCATCATCCGGTTTTTAAGGCATCCAGTTCCACCACAAAAGTAAGGGTAGTATTCGACGGCTCGGCAAAGACAAGCTCAGGCTATTCCTTAAACGATATACTTTGTTTTGGCCCTATTGTGCAAGATGACCTACTGGACATAATTCTGCGATTCCGTACATACAAGGTCGCCTTGGTCGGTGACATAGGAAAAATGTACCGGCAAATTGCGCTACACCTAGATGATCGCCGATTAGTTCGAGTACTGTTTCGCTTCACGCCACACACACCTGTACACATATACGAACTGAACACAGTTACGTACGGACTTTCTCCGTCCTCGTTCCTTGCTACTAGGACACTACTTCAGCTAGCAGAAGATAAAGGTGCCAATTATCCTGTTGCTTCCCGGGCCCTACAGCACAATTTTTATGTAGATGACTTTATCGGTGGTGCCAACACCATGGAAGAGACTATTGCTCTGCGACGAGAGTTGCTTGCCAAGGGAGGATTTGAATTGCGCAAGTGGACGTCTAACTTGCTTGGTGTGCTTTCCGGTCTGAGTGCTGACCATATTGGCACGCAATCATCACTACGTTTCGTACCCAATGAAACAGTCAAGGCGCTTGGAATCTCGTGGAAGCCCAAAACCGATGATCTATGCTTCGATTCGAATGTCGACATCGATGACACCTCTTCAACCATGCGATCGATCGTATCcaacattgcaaaaatgtaCGACCCACTCGGATTGATGGCACCGATACTTGTTCGAGCAAAAATGTTGATGTAGGAGCTATGTTTGCTGAAATCCGGCTGGGACGAACCTGTACCGCAACAAAtctacaaaaaatggaaagcaatTCAAGGTGATTGGCAAGCTTTAGCTGAATATAAAACTAATCGCTATGTACTATTACCACATTCAAAGGTAGAATTTCACACTTTCACCGATGCCTCCGAAGCTGCCTACGGAGCATGCACCTACGTACGCTGCGAGACCGCGAAGGGAGAAGTGCAAATCAGCCTGCAAGCGTCGAAATCTCGCGTTGCACCTTTGAAGCGCGTCACACTGCCGAGACTGGAACTTAGTGCAGCTGTCCTGGGAGCGCACCTTCACCATCGCGTCAAGAATGCAATGCAGATTGCTTCTGCCGAATCCATCTTCTGGTCCGGTTCAACTGTAACCCTGAAATGGATTGCTTTACCACCCAACACTTGGAAGACGTTTGTAGCGAATCGAGTTGCGGAAGTGCAACATTTTTCGCATCCACGGCAAAGGCGGCACGTTTCAGGTACCTGCAACCCTGCTTATCTGGTCTCCCGAGGCATGTCCGCAACACACTTCAAGCAAAGCACGCTTTGGAAATCCGGCCCAGACTGGCTAGCGCATCCTTCATTATCCTGGCCCAGCACAAACCCGGAACCGGTAGACGATATGGacttacccggcgctctagcaccaatcgaacacgacatcgaacatgaaaaatgtatgggatttgacatgtttgtcttgtttgtttgtttgtgtctgacagtgcacctccatatgattatatgggtttgttcgactcggatgtcgtgttcgattggtgccagagcgcAGCCTTAGAAACACGTCAGGTGAGTGCTACTGTCATATGTGCACAATCTCATCCATGGTTCGATATCTCATCCTCGTACACTAGAATAGTACGCATTATAGCCTACTGCATACGTTTTGCGTGCAACACGAAGCAGAAAGCACGAACGCAACAGCTAGTGTCGCATGCTAAAGTACCAACAACAATCACATCCGAGTATGTGGAAGCAGTAAAAATACCACTATGTAAACTAGCACAACAAGATGCCTTCTCTGTGGAAATTAAGCAACTGTTAAAAGGGGAAGCCTTGCCAAAGCAATCGGCCTTACGAAAATTGACCCCTTTCATGGACAAGGAAGGCATAATTCGAGTGGGAGGTCGTTTAAACCTGTCCCAGCTACCATATCAAGCTAAACATCCTGCGGTAATACCCAAACACCTCACTTTTACCCGGCTATTAGCAGAGCACTTCCACGAGGAACGAAAACATACCAGCGGAAGGCTACTACTATCACAAATCAGGGAGCAGTATTGGCCCTTGGACGGACGTCGATTGGTGAAAGGCATCGTGCGGAACTGTTTCCGATGTATTCGTCATGATCCGGCATTGGTGCAGCAGCCAATTGGGCAACTGCCGTCATCCCGCATCACACCTAGCCGGCGTTTTTCCATCACTGGGGAGCACTTCGCCGGCCCGTTCTTTTTAAAGCCTGTGCATCGCAAGGCCGCAGCCGCCAAGAGCAATCTTTGTGTATTCGTGTGCTTCTCCACGAAAACGGTTCACCTGGAACTGGTAGGAGATTTGACAACCGCAGGATTTTTGGCAGCCCTAAGACGCTTCACGTCACGGCGTGGATTACCAGCGCACATCCATTCCGACAATGGAAAAAACTTTGAAGGAGCCGAACGCGAGCTAAGGGAACTTTTTGAGTTATTTGAGGATGAGCAACACTGCAACAGCATTGTTGCCGATTGTGCCGATAAGGGGATAAACTTGCATTTTACCCCTCCAAAAGCTCCACACTTCGGCGGATTGTGGGAATCCGCAGTTAAGACGGCAAAGAAACATCTCTACCGACATCTAGGTAACACCCGGTTGTCGTATGAAAGATACTGTACCATACTTTAGCAGATAGAAGCTGCATTGAATTTCCGGCCGTTATTACCATTATCCGACGATCCGAATGAGTTAGCCGCCCTCACGCCAGCACACTTCTTATTCGGAATATCGATGTATGCCGTTCCGGAACTGGACTACACACAGTTGAAAGCATGCACATTAGAGAAATCTTCGTCCAAAAACAGTGCTAGATACACGAGCTGCGTTCATATTattttacatacacacacatatatatatatatatatatatatatatatatatatatatatatatatatatatatatatatatatatatatatatatatatatatatatatatatatatatatatatatatatatataacattactgcctccaccaacaacactgcaGTCTCGACGTCACCTCCTCGATCAtcacagcagcaatagcaacactacttacacactcgcactctaaATCtccattaaaattttattatcaAAACACTCGTCAAgtctccagaaagctcgttggagcaaaagttttcactcgttctgttgaaaagtgatattcaaatttggttataaaaatgcTATAAGACCACCTGGATTACATaaactttttattattattattattattgttatatatttgatcttcaacgggccgtatggcctaattaagatgtaatagttaaaaaaaaaaaaaatacatagcaaaaacaagatttacatcgcaattcactgcggccacggcaaaagccggagacgttccttgaagcactgagttgagatgtcgaagtcgaagcaatccgagacagtgttgaagacagccgacatgcggaacatagggtcagaccgaccagcactggaacggggttgagcgagccgtagagtttctctagacctaagtgttcgggatggtgcatagatatcgactcgatgcaacaaaggcgatgagtcgatagagccatttagcaatccagcgatgaaagagcactgtgcattgcgtcttctaaccgaaagaggttcaaggcctagaagacggcaccgcgcagcatatggaggaagattattgcgatcctgccagggaagtaggcgtagggcatatctcgtgagcttacgttgaatcgcctcaagtcgagcaattgaagaagcggtagttgggctccagactacgc
Proteins encoded:
- the LOC120956122 gene encoding uncharacterized protein LOC120956122, which codes for MENAKRPRFIVQMKNGKAVLLPINQASSTPPVKINSYHHLHPDVLEDLSSCSDKTQTYEEHNENFIQTPSTSRQDLQKNPLPKQKSCSTQTNRQTEGDYLWNEIINKLDLIQQEQRQQAEISNKRIAALEGQIKLMRSEFNIVSDKLIPRPGFVAVSSFEWEPLANKNDLDTLEKRLSEPEFRKNFNDYLETRLPSDCSEERMHAAMDIIFTKELVTQITWTGISRPIMLFRIQKYN